A genome region from Setaria italica strain Yugu1 chromosome III, Setaria_italica_v2.0, whole genome shotgun sequence includes the following:
- the LOC101752546 gene encoding F-box protein SKP2A, with product MVSGRPVSGELDAWFESLMVSSGSQRGHAESGGPLPTLSGWKDLPVELLLRILSTIGDDRMVIVASGVCTGWRDALGWGVTRLSLSWCKLNMNNLMISLAPKFTKLQVLTLRQNKPQLEDSAVEAVANYCHDLRELDLSRSFRLSDRSLYALAHGCPWLTRLNISGCSNFSDTALTYLTCRCKNLKCLNLCGCVKAASDRALQAIAQNCGQLQSLNLGWCDDVTDKGVTSLASGCPDLRAVDLCGCILITDESVVALANGCPHLRSLGLYFCQNITDRAMYSLANSCMKSKRRRWDAVKDGLANLNISQCTALTPPAVQAVCDSFPALHTCPERHSLIISGCLSLTSVHCACALHPHRAGRALMLNHAY from the exons ATGGTCAGCGGGAGGCCTGTGAGCGGTGAATTGGATGCGTGGTTCGAGAGCCTCATGGTATCCTCAGGCAGCCAGAGGGGGCACGCTGAAAGTGGTGGCCCATTGCCGACATTATCAGGATGGAAGGACCTTCCAGTGGAGCTACTGTTGAGGATATTATCAACTATTGGAGATGATAGGATGGTCATCGTGGCATCTGGTGTTTGCACAGGCTGGCGTGATGCCCTGGGATGGGGGGTCACTAGGCTTTCCCTCTCATG GTGCAAGCTGAACATGAATAATTTAATGATATCTCTTGCTCCCAAGTTTACAAAGTTGCAAGTTCTCACTCTTCGGCAAAACAAACCTCAGCTTGAAGACAGTGCAGTAGAGGCTGTTGCCAACTACTGTCATGATCTCCGAGAGTTAGACCTCAGCAGAAGCTTCAGGCTTAGTGACCGCTCCTTGTATGCATTGGCCCATGGATGCCCGTGGCTTACAAGATTGAACATTAGTGGATGTTCCAATTTCAGTGATACTGCCTTGACTTACCTTACTTGTCGCTGTAAAAACCTGAAGTGCTTGAATTTGTGTGGATGTGTGAAGGCTGCTAGTGATAGGGCTTTGCAG GCCATTGCTCAGAACTGTGGGCAGCTGCAATCTCTGAACTTAGGCTGGTGCGATGATGTTACAGATAAGGGAGTGACCAGCTTAGCGTCAGGGTGTCCCGATCTCAGAGCTGTAGACTTGTGTGGTTGCATTCTTATAACAG ATGAGAGTGTGGTTGCTCTTGCCAACGGATGTCCACACCTGCGATCTTTAGGTCTTTACTTCTGCCAGAATATCACGGACCGTGCAATGTACTCCCTCGCAAACAGCTGCATGAAGAGCAAGCGCAGGAGGTGGGACGCCGTGAAAGACGGGCTCGCAAACCTCAACATTAGCCAGTGCACAGCCCTGACGCCCCCAGCGGTGCAGGCGGTCTGCGACTCCTTCCCAGCACTCCACACCTGCCCGGAGAGGCACTCCCTCATCATCAGCGGCTGCCTCAGCCTCACTTCGGTCCACTGCGCCTGCGCCCTGCACCCTCACCGCGCAGGGCGAGCCCTGATGCTTAACCATGCGTACTGA